In Nitrospinota bacterium, the genomic stretch CCTCCTCCATGCACAGCCCCAGCGACTGTTCCCATTGGGGCATGCAAAGCCCGAAGGTTTTTTCCACCTTCTCCACCGACAGCGCCGAATGGGCGGGCCGCCGGGCGGGTAAGGGGTATTCAGCGGTCTTGATGGGAATAACGTCCACAGGCGCATCCAGTTTCATCCGTTTGATAATGGCCCGGGCCTGTTGAAAGCGGGTTACGTTCCCCTTGCACGCCACGTTGTAAACGCCCTCAAAACCCTCGAACGAAACCCCCTTGGGGCCGGATAGTTTTGAAATTATCTGCGCCGTGGCCTCGGCCACAACCCGCGCCCACGTGGGGGAGCCGGTCTGGTCCGCCACCATCCTGATTTCGCCACCCTGCCTTGCACGGTTCATTACCGACGCAAGAAAATTTGGGCGCGCCATGGCCGAATACACCCACGCCGTCCTTAATATCAGGTATGGCGCCCCGGAGGCCATCACCCCCATGTCCCCTTCCAGCTTGGTGTGCCCATACACATTAAGCGGAGCGGTGGCGGCCTCTTCGGTGTACGGGATTT encodes the following:
- the rfbD gene encoding dTDP-4-dehydrorhamnose reductase, coding for MKILLTGKNGQTGWELQRTLSTLGEVAAPDRYDLDLVDPGAIAAAIGSMKPDIIVNAAAYTAVDRAEAEPEKARMINAIAPTLMAQEARKAGSAIIHYSTDYVFDGETLEIPYTEEAATAPLNVYGHTKLEGDMGVMASGAPYLILRTAWVYSAMARPNFLASVMNRARQGGEIRMVADQTGSPTWARVVAEATAQIISKLSGPKGVSFEGFEGVYNVACKGNVTRFQQARAIIKRMKLDAPVDVIPIKTAEYPLPARRPAHSALSVEKVEKTFGLCMPQWEQSLGLCMEEAR